The sequence below is a genomic window from Archocentrus centrarchus isolate MPI-CPG fArcCen1 chromosome 18 unlocalized genomic scaffold, fArcCen1 scaffold_23_ctg1, whole genome shotgun sequence.
gaaaaccgcattgttcctcctgaatccgaggttcgactaacggacgcaccctcctttccagcaccctggcatagaccttaccggggaggctgaggagtgtgatcccccgaaagttggatatatatatatatatatatatatatatatatatatatatatatatatatatatatatatatatatatatatatatatatttcacatcATATAGTAATGTCCTCTAAATCCCCACCTTCATAGATTCCACTGACATGGCGGATGATAAGTGGTGATTTATTGCTGCCATTGTCACTCATATCTGGGttaaaaaaggggaaaatggCCTCAGTGAATGAGACGCGTGTAAAGGAGTAGATGTGTGACTGCGTCTCTGCATCACAGAATAACACCCTGCCGTCCTCATAGTCCAAAAACACCCCAACAACCCGTGGTCTCTGAGAGAGGCACAGCAGCTCTGCCTGTCCGGCACACGCCCGGTACTCGCTGCCATTCCTCAGACAGATTGTCCAGTAACCATCTTCTGGACACAGTGTGACTAAACCCTTTCTGTTGACTGATGATTTAGCTACACCCAGATCCCACGCTGTCTTGTCTCCTACTTCCACCTCCCAGTAGTGCCTTCCTGTGGTGAAACCCTGTGTAAAGAGAGAACTTCACATTACTATTATTTTTCACAGAGGGCAACAAAAAGACATAATATTGCAAGAGGAATGCGCTACATCTTTAATTACCCTGAGGGCGAGGACACATGGTGCCGTGTCAAAACGCTCTGGTGTGTCAGCCACCTTTTGTTCAGCGTTTCCATCCCAGACCTGCCTCCCATCCTCTGATAAAACCAGCCAAGGGTTGGCTGTCCTGGGGTCCAGCTGAACATCAACTGATGGGAAGACACAGTTTACGTGGAAATTCATTAGCCTCTTATTActaacatttttctgtttttataaaaaGCTGGAAATATCCCCTTTCATGACAGTCAGCAGGTGATATCCAAGGAAAATGCTGATTtaggacaaaagacaaagaaGGTAACAGACACAAATGCTGAATACTGTTACCTGCATACTGCTGAATCTTCTCATGCTCTGGAAATAAATAAGAGCATATGATCAAAAATACTGCATCCATTTATAATCTTTGATCGTGATATTGTTTGAAAGTAGCTGTTCTGTCAAATACATattgtgacaaaaaaataataaaataaattgaagACCTTGAACTGAAAGCTTTTTCAGTTCTGATTGTAGGTGCTGCTCAATGCTGAACACTGCTCTCCTCAATGTCCCCAAACAAGTGTCTGAATGGACAATGATTTCAGAGCAGGATTTGGCAGATGGGAGAGAACTCAGAGCTGGAAACCTCTGACACAAAGAAGCCAAATATGAggaaaattactttttaaaggaaaacattACAATACAAATCAGgactaaaaatagaaaagagacCAAATAAAAACAGTCCAATTTTTTGTAGGAATGAATGTATACCTCTAAGCATCTACAATGCCTGATCTCAAGCCGGATAAATTAAcaacaaaatgctgaaaaatgatccATCTCCCACTAAACTAAACCTTCCTGAAACCAAACTAAATTCCTGACCTGTAAGAGATGGAGGTGGTCGTCTGTGTGAAAAAGCTGCTCCATTTCATTTCTTCTCCGCTGTAGTTCAGTGATTTCCAGCTCCAGCTCTGCAATGAGACTCTCCGCccgctgctctgctgctgcctgcCTCCTCTGGAGCATCTCCACCAGCTCAGCTTGACTTCTCTCCATTGTACGAATCAGAATGGAGAAAACCTGTACACTTTCCTCTATGTCTCTCTTTGAATTTACCTGTGGGGGgcattaaggggaaaaaaaggcctTTGATTAAGTGGAAACAGTATAAACAAGACAAATGATCCTCAGGGCAACAAAAGTTCCTGCAGTAGATTCCTTCCAACAGCTGAAGCAGAATAATGACAAACTGAtacatattttccattttacaGTTCCTATAACAGGGATAATCTTTTTATGCACCCTCTGACAGACTGCATGCATTTAGCTTCATGTTTTTTAGACACTTGATGCTTTAattactgctgctgcagtggcCCAAACTCTCAGCTATTCTCATGTCAACTCACTTTGCTGAGCTCCATGCATTGTTTAATCTCCTCCACTTTCTGCAGTCTATCCTGGATCATTTGCTGAAGATCATCCTCAATCCTCTTCATCTGAGCCTAAACATCAAAGCAAGGATAAAAGCATCAAAAGTTACCATCTTATTTCAGAGTTTTTTAAGTTGGCATTTGACTTAACAAGAGGACAGTACTGCTGAGGAGTTTCCACCTTCTTGTCTTGGCTTTCTCGTTCCACCGGGACCGTGTTGTGGCAGCGGTGGTCGGTCTCGGtgcacagcacacaaacacacctctgGTCACTTCGGCAGAACAGCTCCAAGAGCCTCTGGTGCTTTTTGCACATCCTGTTCTCCAGCATTGCCACGGGTTCAATCAGCTTGTGACTCTTCAAGGTGGCGACTCTCAGGTGAGGCTCCAGGTGAAGCTCACAGTACGAGGTCAAACACATGAGGCAGGATTTCAGGGCCTTAGTTTGCCTTCCTACACACACGTCACAGTGTATGAGTTTTTTCGCCACTGCGATCACACCATTCTGCCTTCTCGCTCTGATCTGCTCTGACATTTCCTTCGCAAAAGAGTTTTCGCAAAGCTCGGGGCAGCCTTCAAAGACTGTATGGCATTTGGGGCAGCTGATTGCACGGCCATCGTCCCAGTGTGTTGTGATGCAGGTGAAACAGAAGCTGTGACCGCAGGGGATGGAGACGGGCTCTGAGAAAACATCCTGACAGATGCAGCACTGAAACTGCACCTCTGACAGAGGAACGCTGCAGGAAGCCATGACCTCAGAGCTAAAGAAAGAACATCAGAGTTGGGAGATTTTAGAAAACAGTAATCATTTACTTTTTGAGTCGCAGAGAAAGTCACTGCTGGTAACAGTAGGACATTTACAAagcacactggacacaaacacacctcaAACATGGGCCACAGTGATTTTTCCAAGCTGTCTTCCTTATTGTAGTCTCTGTGAGTACGGCTCTTAGAGCCGCACACGTGAATATCCTGATCAATGGTTTGAAACAAACCAGTTCACTGTTCAAAGTCCAGCTGCATGGTGATATAACTCAGTCTTTCACTTCCTCTTAAGATTAACTTAAATAACGGGCTAAGATGCTGAAAGGACATGCTAACATGCTCCTGCTTTTCCACCCTGTGTAATTCATCATTGTGGAATTTTTTTAGTTTACTCTGTTCCTATGATACACTGCTCACGCCAACAGGGGATAAAAAGTAACAGCTCAGTTATTAGCACACTGTATGCAATCTGCGTGGTACAAAGGCAGACCAAAGAGCAGAAATAGCTATAAAAATGTTGAAACATACCAAATCCATCTCTCGTTGTGTTTTGGTCTTACCTTTTCCTGAATGTGAAAGCTGATCTCTGAGCGTGACAGTGAAGCGAAATACTGGCATTGTGGTTGTGAAGCCAAAGTCCTCCCTATTCACCTGTAGCCACACCCACAggactccctctctctctctctctccccttcttTTTCCCTCTTTGGCATTTTGTTCCAGGGTGGGAGGAGTAAGGTCTGTATCAGGTGCATTGCTGGTTTTGTATTGTGTGGCAGTTCTTTGTACTCatgtattgttgttgtatttgtaTTGAGCACCACCAATAAAAAAGTCACATTCACTACGTTACCATTTTTAGACTCTTTATTTTAGATTATAAGCATACAGtacatatattttaaatgcatAAGTATAGATGAACATGTATCATAATGTTAATATGATTATGGCACAAACATAGAGTAGCTATATTTCTGAACAAGGATGATTTAGCTATCACAATAAAGGCATTATATAAACAGGTTCCAGACTTCGAtgaatggaaaaataaaggaaatactTAGTAGGCTCTTTGCTGTGCATTTCTCCAGAACACAGTTTAAACTTTGCATGAGATGACAAATGAAAGGATATTCAACAG
It includes:
- the LOC115775212 gene encoding E3 ubiquitin-protein ligase TRIM39-like translates to MASCSVPLSEVQFQCCICQDVFSEPVSIPCGHSFCFTCITTHWDDGRAISCPKCHTVFEGCPELCENSFAKEMSEQIRARRQNGVIAVAKKLIHCDVCVGRQTKALKSCLMCLTSYCELHLEPHLRVATLKSHKLIEPVAMLENRMCKKHQRLLELFCRSDQRCVCVLCTETDHRCHNTVPVERESQDKKAQMKRIEDDLQQMIQDRLQKVEEIKQCMELSKVNSKRDIEESVQVFSILIRTMERSQAELVEMLQRRQAAAEQRAESLIAELELEITELQRRRNEMEQLFHTDDHLHLLQRFPALSSLPSAKSCSEIIVHSDTCLGTLRRAVFSIEQHLQSELKKLSVQEHEKIQQYAVDVQLDPRTANPWLVLSEDGRQVWDGNAEQKVADTPERFDTAPCVLALRGFTTGRHYWEVEVGDKTAWDLGVAKSSVNRKGLVTLCPEDGYWTICLRNGSEYRACAGQAELLCLSQRPRVVGVFLDYEDGRVLFCDAETQSHIYSFTRVSFTEAIFPFFNPDMSDNGSNKSPLIIRHVSGIYEGGDLEDITI